The Clostridiales bacterium DNA window ATATGCGCTTTTCCTGCAGCATGGAGAACTATATCATACTCCTCCTTAATTTCCGGCACCTGCGAAGCAAGATCTGCCACAATATCATTTGAGCCATCGCGACCCACAGTGGACACAAGCTCATATTCCGACTTAAGCTGATTTAATATATTAGCTCCCAAGAAACCGGAGGCACCGGTAAAAAGGATTTTCTGAGGTTGTTTCATTTTGTTTAACTAAGGAATATGGATAAAATTGAATTTCGCGCTTACGCGCTCAAGACGGTGTTGATTTTGGAATGCGAAGTACTTAAATTCTACTTGAGGAAGCCTTGTTGAAACTTGGGGAAACTTGTTTCAGCTTGTTTCAGCTTGTTTCAGCATGAAACATGGAAATAGCTGAACAGCAATATATTATTTGATTTGTTTCAGTTTTCGGATTTAATTTTGTTCAAAATTCTGTTGACTTTTGAGAGGGAGATTTCCAATCGGGATGCGATCTGACGTTGTGTCATTCCCTCCGCAGCGAGTCGGTTGATCTCTTCGGGTATATCAATATTTGTCTTGGCCGGGATGATATTGAGACAGGTTTGTTCCGACTCATTACCCTTGAAATCAAAGTGAAGCCAGCCATTGGAAAAAACTCTTTCCGCCAGAATAACATTATTTTCGCCATATTCAATATGCCCGCTACGGGATTTGAGTTGCTTGATGTATTGGCATCCATTAGGATTAGTTGCTTTCCCAATAGCAAAACAGCTGTCGATGAAATTGAACAATCTCTTTGAGCCTTGAAGATCATTTTGAGAGATAAGAGTATTCTCCTTTCTTTTACCCGTGTGGGCAAGAATCAAAATACTCAGATCATATTTCTGTTGCAATATCTTCAATCGATATATAAGAGCTGAAAGGTTTCTGGGTCGATAACAATCTCTGCCGAGGAAAGATATATTATCAATTATAATAACTTTAAAATCACTTTCCTTAATCATCTTTTCAAGATCCTTTAGAAGGATTGTCTCCGGATGAGCAGACAAGAAAACCTCCGGGATAGGTTTAGATCGGAAAAAATTAGCAGGGAATCGGAAATAATTTCCACCGGGATCGCGGTAACGAGTGAAGAAAATATCATCCGACATTTCATAGTCACAGAATAGGACTTTCTGCGACTTTGCAATCTCAACGCCAATTTGAACAGCGAGGGCACTTTTGCCGAGATTTGAATCAGCGAAAAGACAACACAACTCACGTTCTTTCCATATATTCATCCAAAGGTTTTTGGAAGGTTGGGGTAACGAGGAAACGGGAATCTCAGAAGGGGATTTAATTATATGCAGATCTTTCTCCGGTTGGACCGGGGTATCGAAAGTAACCCCATAGAAAGAATTGTTACCAACTTCGATAGCTTCATTAGTTTTCAGTTCACGGAGTCTATTTTCAGCTTGGTAGATTATATAATCCCAGTTGATTTTATGATCTCTGAGATGAGCGTATCCCCAAAGTAAAGATTGGATGGTATTAGCGAGTTGGACAATATCCTTCACAGGGCGACCGGCCTCACGAATCAGGCAACCTTCCCTATCGAATGGATAAAGAATGTCATCTTTAATGACGACCTTCCAATCGTCGTATTCTTGAAACTCATAGAAACGATTTTTTATGAGTTGAGAGAAATATCTTGGTGCCTGGTAAAGGATAATATTTCCAGCTTGGTCGGTGGTAGATATGTTATTGAAATCCATTATAAATCTTATTCCTTTGATTATTGATGCAAAGAAAATAAGAAAAGAGAGAAATGGATTCTTAAATATTTACTTTATTGGGATTTCGCGCTTCCGCGCTCAACACAGTGTAGATGAGGAAGAAAGTTAAACTACCTTAAAAATATTATTTAGATTTATATTATAAGGTAGTCAACTAACTTAATGATGAAGACTCCCGAGACTTTTAGCATATCATGGGAACTAAAATACAATATGCTGGTCTACAACCCATTCAACTTAGAGACTTCTTTTTATAAGAAATTTTCTGTTTAATTTTTTTATAAAAATAATAAGGCATATAGTATCCTATTAAAAGTACCCCCGACAAAAATTTATTGTATTTAAGCACCTTATTATACATATTGATATTATATTTGAGCATTTCAATTTTATTAGAAGATATTGACCCTGTCCTTTTTCTATAAATGCCCAAAGATTTTTGAAGACCATAAGCCTTCCCATAGTTTTTAATTATTTTGACCCATAATCCCCAATCTTGACGTTTACGAAGGAGTGGCATATACGTCTTTCCTATTTTTGCAGTATCGTACATAGCAGTTAGGCATCCAATACTATTATCCCTTACAATCTGTAAGAATGAAAGCGATTTCAAACACTCTACAAATCCAATTATCTGCCCTTTCTCATTAATAACATCATAGGATGTATAACTCAATGCACATTCCATTTTTTGCATAAATTGGATCTGTTCTTCAAGTTTTGTTGGATACCAACAATCATCTGAATCGCAAAAAGCAATATACCTTCCGTTAGCATATTTTATAGAATTATTCCTTGCTACAGCTGCTCCAGAATTTCCTGCTAAGGAAAAAAATTTAATTCTTGAATCTTTGGAGGCGTAATTAGCAATAATATCGAGTGTCCTATCTTGAGAACAATCATCGGTAATCAACAATTCCCAATTCTTATATGACTGAGCTAATATTGATTCTATCGTTTCCGATATATATTCTGCAGAATTATATGATGGAGTGATGATTGATACCAAATCACCAGAATGTTCTTGCCTTATTGCGTTCATTTGTTTATTTTATTTATTTCAACCCATTTTTGATATCTTGACTACTAATATTATAGTAATTCATTACCGCTGAAAGCTGTTTATCATTTTGAGCTTCCCCCCAATTACTATCTCTTAGAGAAGAATTAGAATGCATTTTTTGATAAATTAAATCAACTGGTAAAATGGGACGTGATAATTTTATCGGAGTACAATGAACACCTTGCAGAAAGGCCATAAAAAAAAACCATATATCATCAGCATTCGGAGCTAATGACATAAACAGATTCTTATTATCAATATCCTTATACAATAAATCCTTCTTATAAATAATTCCGCCTATACCTGTAGGAAAAAAAATCCCTGTAGTAAAATCCTTTGTACCCAATTCCCATTGATTATATGGGAGCAACTTATTACCATTAAACCTGAGTTTGTGAACATGATAAGCATAAATACTATGGGGATTACTATCCATTGCCTCTACCAATCCTCGAACTAAATCTCTTGGATAATACTGATCATCATCCACTGTAATTATATATTCTTCTCCAACTTCGTCTAATGTTGGAATTAATTTTTTATAAGATTTTAGATCCTCACAATATTTAATTTCAACACCATACTCATTTAGACTCTTTATTCTTTTTGGAAGGTTATCATCATTCCATTTATCATCGAGCCAAAGAATGATTCTATCTGGTTTCCGAGATTGCCTTAATAATGAAATAAGAGTATAATAAACACTCTTTTTCACCCGTCTCCCATAGCTAGTCAAGGATACACAAACCTTTACAGGCAGCTCGGTCGCCCTCAACTTAGTAGGTCTGATAACATGGAGATCTACAAGATACTTTATAGAGTATCCTTTAATTGTTTTACCTACAATACTTAATTTATTTAATAAATTCATCACTTTTCATTATTTAAAGACACAAACCGATTCCTAGAATTACTTTTACTATGAAATTTTCTAAAAATTGATCCATATGATTGTCCATAAATTGAGAATTTATACTTACTTAAATAATATAATATAAATGAAATAATATATATCTCCCAAATTCTCTCGAGCCCTAAACCATAATTAAACCATCCAAAGAATAATACGGCAAGAGTTAAAGCATAAGAACTTGCTAAAAAAATCGAATTACTGCGAAGATAAAGAACCCTAAAGAAATAACAAAGCAATCCAGAGTAAAAAGAATTTGTTATTACATATTTCATACCTCCTGATGTATAGAAGTTTCCAAAGAAAGTACAGACATTACTTTGAGTTCCCAAAAATAAATCAGTAGTTATCCATAATTTAGAATGGAATGAAAAAGACGAGGGATCTATCCAAGACATAAATAATTTTACAAAGGGATGTGTCATACCGGTTCCATGAAATTCCATATTCTTATCAATTATTTCACTTAAAGGTAAAATACCTGATGTGATATAAAAGTAAAAATGACGAGCAACAAACTCCATAAAATGGTCATTATCCTCTATCCCTGTATTCAATCTATAATACAATACAAATACCAAAAGCAAAACCAGACCACCTATTATTATGGTTTTAGGATTTATCTTCATTCCGGTAAATCCCATTGTCACAAATCCGGCTACTAAAGAATAGGTTAACCATGTTTTTGAGCCTATGGCAGTAATCAACATCATTAGTAATAAAATTACTCCAATACGTTTAAGAGGTTTGCACTTATAACCAAAATAATATGGTACTGCCAATATGAGAACATTCGAGATTCTACCTGCTATTCCTCCTTTTCCTACTTCATCACCCATCTCTTTTGAAGCAAAGTCACCAGAAGACCCTGACTTTAAAGTCAACAACATGGAGAATAAAATACATATTCCAAAGATTATATTTATCAGGCTCTTATCATTTACACCAGCGTACAAGGATCTTTTTTCATCACACACACCACTTTCAGGGAAAGCCTTTTTAATAATAATTTCGCAAGTGGCTCCTCCTATCCAAAAAATCACCAAACCCACAGACCATAAATTTAGGCATAACGGATTAAATGGTACAAAATACATTGCTTTATTAAATGCAACGCATATCAACATTATAATTGTAAAAGGGATAGATAGAAAAAAAAACGGATTAATAACTGTACGACATCTCTTGTATTCAATAATATTGAACACAACTACAATTGTAAAATAGATGAAGTAGCTTAAGAATGCTTCCATTAATGGAAATTTTTTAGGATGTCTGAAAGATACTCTCCGTTAGCTAACTTTTGTCCTATATTTTCTGCGTTATCCTTCATTCTTTTATAATCTTCTTCTGAAAGATTAGATAAAAGAGTATTAATATCTTTCAAAGACTCTACTGCAATGCCAATATTATTATTCTTGACAAATTCAGACATAGCAGACTCTTTCCATACAATTACAGGAAGACCTGCCGAGAGATACATGGATAATTTATGCGGACTAATATATCTTAAATATTTACCTGTTATACCACTACATTCATCGATTGATTCTCCATCCCATACTAAACCAAAATGAGATTTAAGGTTAACAGCTAATTTATCGGGTGAAAAGCAACCACAATACTCCAAACCTTCATTTAGACTTTGATTCTCTATTCCTATACCAAATAATCGAAATGAAACTAAATCATTTCCTTTCAATTGAGATAAAAAATCACTTTTACCTAAATTACCGGCAAATGCAATCTTGTATCCATCTTTATCAGGTTCCTTTGATAAGGTACTATCCAAATAATCAAATATCTTTAGGACTTCTATATTTTTATTAATATTATTATCCAAAAGCCATTTTTTCATTGAAGCCGTATGAGCTATGACAAGATCCGCCATCTTCAATGGCTCAACTGTATCCAAACTTACATCCCTTAGACAATTCAAATCATGAATCAGGATTATTACCTTACAACCCTTCTCATGAGCCCTTGCAATTTGCTTTTCACATAAATTAGTAGGATATTGAAGAAATAGCACACCATTTTTTGGCATACTTAAATAGCCCTTTACATTCGAGAGAACAGTATAAATTCTGCCCAATAGTCTATTTTGGATACATTTTGCAGATAACCCAATATTTGTATATCCATTTTTCGATAAGATTTGCTCTGCATCAAGCTTTGCTTTGGAAGAAGCTGTGTACTTATCAGGATAGTTTTTTGAAATAAATACTTTCTTCATTACTGTAGATTTGGGAGAAATATACCATCATTTTTTAATCCGACAACAACTGAATCATAAAGATCTATTTTTTTAGCTCTATGTAAGTTATTCATTTTAAAAGTTAGATTTCTTATCAGATTTCTGATTTTTAACTTATAAGGATTATTCTTCTTATCAGAAGTGGTTGACAATGCTGTTACAGATAATTTATTATGCGACATCCATAACCCTAATAACGCTTCTCCCATATACCCTATATTTCTTTTTTGACGGGTATATCCACTCGGTTTAACCCGACTCTCAACTTTCTCCAGTAGAGGGAACAAGAATCTACAATACTCGTTATAGACCTCCCGATGCGCTATCAGCATATTAAATACTGTATATTTATTAGAATTACAGAAATAATCAATTACCGACGACTTCATTTCGGGATACAAGTCCAATAGTGTATCAAGCAGAATATATGTATCTTCAAGACCTATAAATGATGCCAACTTTACCAAATTTGAAACATCCGATACATATTCCTTAGAGATCAATGTATTCCCTTTTTTTAGTTCCCTTCTAATTGTTGATTCATCTACATCAAAATATCTGCGATAGTGAGCAAGACCTAAATAATCCTCAGACTGCAGATTCTTCCATGCCCAGTACATTGCAGTCAATTCACAATATGAGGCATTTTTATCTGAAATATTTTCCCCTGTATTGTCCCCGGGGATTCCCAAATCTAAATCAGCATGTAATTTTTTTCCCACTTGGAGTGGAAAATACATTTCCGTAGATCTTATATTTGGGTCTTTCTTATGACAAGCGACTACAACCTTAACTTTCTCTTCTTTATAATTCATCCTTGATTAAATTTCATTAAAGCTTGAGCTATAATCGGAGCCATATCGTAATATTTATACTCGGCTAAGCGACCACCAAATATCACCCTACCCTCTTTGTCTGCAAGCTCCTTATATTTTGCATACACGTACTGATTCCGCTCGTCATTCACGGGATAGAACGGTTCCATTCCATCTTTCCACTCTGTGGAATATTCTCGGGAAATTACAGTCTTGGGATTTTCATAAACGGCATTGCCAAACATCTCAAAATGCTTATGTTCTATTATTCGTGTGTATGGGACATCGGCAGAAGTGTAATTCACCACAGCATTCCCCTGCCAATTGGGATTATCAAGAGCTTCTGTCTCAAATCTGACTGTGCGGTATTCTAATTTTCCATAACGATAACCGTAGAATTCATCTATCTTCCCAGTGAAGACAATCTTATCTGCAATAGACTCCCATTTTTCTCTATCGTCGAAGAAATCACTCTCCAGTCTCACCTCCACTCCTTCAAGAAGTCCGTCAATGAGCTTGTTGTAACCTCCGATTGGAATCCCTTGATAACTATCGTTGAAGTAGTTGTTATCAAAGGTCATCCTTACAGGAAGGCGACGGATGATGAAAGCAGGAAGATCTGTGCATTTGCGCCCCCACTGTTTTTCCGTGTAACCCTTTATAAGCTGTTCATATATATCCCTGCCGATTAGAGTCAGAGCTTGCTCTTCCAAATTACGAGGTTCACCCACCCCCTCGGCTTTCATTTTATCAACAGCTTCCCAGCGCTGTTCATCCAGTTTCTTTTGCGCGTCCTCCGGCGTTTTCACTCCCCACATCTGATAGAATGTGTTCATGTTAAAAGGGAGATTATAGAGCTTGCCATCCGGAGCTTGGGCCACCGGGCAGTTGGTATATCGGTTGAATGGAACGATGGAATTCACAAAATCCCATACCTCCTTGTCGGAAGTGTGGAAAATATGGGCACCATACTTGTGAACGTTTATTCCATCAATATTTTCGCAATATATATTTCCTCCGCTATGGGAGCGCTTGTCGATGACAAGGCATTTCTTACCTGCTTTATTTGCGAGATATGCGAATGTTGTGCCGAAGAGACCAGCACCAACAATTAAATAGTCATATTTCATAATAATTTCCCTTTTAATCTTATTCTTAAGTAATCCTTAAAGATTGCAAACTTTGAATAACCATTTTCTTTAGCAGCTATCAATAACAACTTTAAAAGTCTAAAATTTCTTTTCTTTATCGCATCAGAAAGAGGGAGAAACATTAAAGGGTCTAATACTGGTATATAATTTCTTTTGAGAAATTGATTTTTCCTTGAAAACACTTTTTCTCTTATTATCAATTTCTCTTCCGAAAGCTGTTTTGATACTGAAGCAGAACGCTCGGTAATAACATATCCTATTCGTGAATCTATCCTTATATCCTTTGCATAATACCCAACCATATATGAGTAAAAGGTATCATTGTGGATAGGTATTTCATCAAAAAAGATCTTATTTTTAATAACTATTTCTCTTTTGATAATCTTACACCATGGTTCCCCAAATAAATACTTTAATGCTATTTTTCCTTTTTCTAAATCTCTTTCCGACAGTTTAATCAACTCGTCAAGATGATTTGCTCTTGCTTTGGGTTGATATGTAATGGAATCTACAGATTTAGCATTAAAGAAAATAATATCATAATTGTCACTTCCTGAATAATCTTCTAAAATATCCGAAAATTCTGATGTAAAATAATCATCTGCATCTGAAAAAATCAAATACCTACCCTTTGCGTATTTCATTCCTATATTTCTTGCCTTTCCTCCCCCTCCATTTTTTTCAGTTGTGTAGAACTCCACTACAGGAAAATTGTCTTTTAATGCGTCT harbors:
- a CDS encoding AAA family ATPase, producing MDFNNISTTDQAGNIILYQAPRYFSQLIKNRFYEFQEYDDWKVVIKDDILYPFDREGCLIREAGRPVKDIVQLANTIQSLLWGYAHLRDHKINWDYIIYQAENRLRELKTNEAIEVGNNSFYGVTFDTPVQPEKDLHIIKSPSEIPVSSLPQPSKNLWMNIWKERELCCLFADSNLGKSALAVQIGVEIAKSQKVLFCDYEMSDDIFFTRYRDPGGNYFRFPANFFRSKPIPEVFLSAHPETILLKDLEKMIKESDFKVIIIDNISFLGRDCYRPRNLSALIYRLKILQQKYDLSILILAHTGKRKENTLISQNDLQGSKRLFNFIDSCFAIGKATNPNGCQYIKQLKSRSGHIEYGENNVILAERVFSNGWLHFDFKGNESEQTCLNIIPAKTNIDIPEEINRLAAEGMTQRQIASRLEISLSKVNRILNKIKSEN
- a CDS encoding glycosyltransferase family 2 protein, whose product is MNAIRQEHSGDLVSIITPSYNSAEYISETIESILAQSYKNWELLITDDCSQDRTLDIIANYASKDSRIKFFSLAGNSGAAVARNNSIKYANGRYIAFCDSDDCWYPTKLEEQIQFMQKMECALSYTSYDVINEKGQIIGFVECLKSLSFLQIVRDNSIGCLTAMYDTAKIGKTYMPLLRKRQDWGLWVKIIKNYGKAYGLQKSLGIYRKRTGSISSNKIEMLKYNINMYNKVLKYNKFLSGVLLIGYYMPYYFYKKIKQKISYKKKSLS
- a CDS encoding glycosyltransferase family 2 protein, whose product is MKKSVYYTLISLLRQSRKPDRIILWLDDKWNDDNLPKRIKSLNEYGVEIKYCEDLKSYKKLIPTLDEVGEEYIITVDDDQYYPRDLVRGLVEAMDSNPHSIYAYHVHKLRFNGNKLLPYNQWELGTKDFTTGIFFPTGIGGIIYKKDLLYKDIDNKNLFMSLAPNADDIWFFFMAFLQGVHCTPIKLSRPILPVDLIYQKMHSNSSLRDSNWGEAQNDKQLSAVMNYYNISSQDIKNGLK
- a CDS encoding oligosaccharide repeat unit polymerase — protein: MEAFLSYFIYFTIVVVFNIIEYKRCRTVINPFFFLSIPFTIIMLICVAFNKAMYFVPFNPLCLNLWSVGLVIFWIGGATCEIIIKKAFPESGVCDEKRSLYAGVNDKSLINIIFGICILFSMLLTLKSGSSGDFASKEMGDEVGKGGIAGRISNVLILAVPYYFGYKCKPLKRIGVILLLMMLITAIGSKTWLTYSLVAGFVTMGFTGMKINPKTIIIGGLVLLLVFVLYYRLNTGIEDNDHFMEFVARHFYFYITSGILPLSEIIDKNMEFHGTGMTHPFVKLFMSWIDPSSFSFHSKLWITTDLFLGTQSNVCTFFGNFYTSGGMKYVITNSFYSGLLCYFFRVLYLRSNSIFLASSYALTLAVLFFGWFNYGLGLERIWEIYIISFILYYLSKYKFSIYGQSYGSIFRKFHSKSNSRNRFVSLNNEK
- a CDS encoding DUF4422 domain-containing protein codes for the protein MNYKEEKVKVVVACHKKDPNIRSTEMYFPLQVGKKLHADLDLGIPGDNTGENISDKNASYCELTAMYWAWKNLQSEDYLGLAHYRRYFDVDESTIRRELKKGNTLISKEYVSDVSNLVKLASFIGLEDTYILLDTLLDLYPEMKSSVIDYFCNSNKYTVFNMLIAHREVYNEYCRFLFPLLEKVESRVKPSGYTRQKRNIGYMGEALLGLWMSHNKLSVTALSTTSDKKNNPYKLKIRNLIRNLTFKMNNLHRAKKIDLYDSVVVGLKNDGIFLPNLQ
- the glf gene encoding UDP-galactopyranose mutase, which codes for MIMKYDYLIVGAGLFGTTFAYLANKAGKKCLVIDKRSHSGGNIYCENIDGINVHKYGAHIFHTSDKEVWDFVNSIVPFNRYTNCPVAQAPDGKLYNLPFNMNTFYQMWGVKTPEDAQKKLDEQRWEAVDKMKAEGVGEPRNLEEQALTLIGRDIYEQLIKGYTEKQWGRKCTDLPAFIIRRLPVRMTFDNNYFNDSYQGIPIGGYNKLIDGLLEGVEVRLESDFFDDREKWESIADKIVFTGKIDEFYGYRYGKLEYRTVRFETEALDNPNWQGNAVVNYTSADVPYTRIIEHKHFEMFGNAVYENPKTVISREYSTEWKDGMEPFYPVNDERNQYVYAKYKELADKEGRVIFGGRLAEYKYYDMAPIIAQALMKFNQG
- a CDS encoding glycosyltransferase family 2 protein, giving the protein MYTYTIIIPHYNIPHLLERLLRSIPKRTDLQVIVVDDCSPRDAKYKLDALKDNFPVVEFYTTEKNGGGGKARNIGMKYAKGRYLIFSDADDYFTSEFSDILEDYSGSDNYDIIFFNAKSVDSITYQPKARANHLDELIKLSERDLEKGKIALKYLFGEPWCKIIKREIVIKNKIFFDEIPIHNDTFYSYMVGYYAKDIRIDSRIGYVITERSASVSKQLSEEKLIIREKVFSRKNQFLKRNYIPVLDPLMFLPLSDAIKKRNFRLLKLLLIAAKENGYSKFAIFKDYLRIRLKGKLL